AAGCAGGAGCTGGGATTGTCATTGATTCGGATCCAAAAGCTGAGTTCAAAGAAAGCCTGAAAAAAGCAAAGGCGCTATGGCATGCAAAAGAACTAAGCGAACAAGACACGATGAAGAAGGTGTAAACCATGATAGTCATGATCGATAATTACGACTCCTTCACGTATAATCTCGTTCAATATTTAGGAGAACTTGGGGAAGAGCTGATTGTCAGACGAAATGATGATATTACGATAGAAGAAATCGAAGAATTGAGTCCAAGTTATTTGATGATTTCTCCAGGGCCATGCAGTCCGAATGAAGCGGGGGTCAGCTTGAAGGTGATCGAGTATTTTGCTGGAAAAATCCCTATACTCGGAGTATGTCTCGGCCATCAGTCGATTGCTCAAGTATTCGGGGGCAAAGTCATCCGCGCAGAACGTTTGATGCACGGAAAGACCTCGCCTATCCGGCATAATGGTAAAACCCTTTATGAGGGGCTGCCTGAGGAAATCATTGCGACGCGGTATCATTCCTTGATCGTAGAGCGGGAAACCCTGCCTGACTGTTTTGAAATCACAGCAGAAACAGTGGAAGGCGAGATCATGGGCATCCGTCATAAGTCCTTCCCAATAGAAGGGGTACAATTTCACCCGGAATCGATTATGACTCCAGACGGTAAGAAGCTGTTACGGAACTTCACCAACACATATGGGCGTGAAATGACATGTACATCTATTTAAAAGGTGAATTTGTAAAAGATACAGAAGCTTCGATTTCGCCATTCGATTATGGCTACTTATATGGGATCGGTGTTTTTGAAACCTTTCGAATTTATGAGGGCCACCCCTTTTTGTTAAACGAACATTTGGAAAGAATGAATAATGCATTGCATGATTTGAACATCAGGAAAGTGATCGGAAAAGTTGAAGTTGAAAGCATCATTGAACAGCTTTTACAGCTGAATGGGTGGACAAATGCGAGCATACGGCTTAACATATCAGCTGGAAATGGTGCACCAGCTTTAAAAACACTTGAATTC
This genomic window from Alkalihalobacillus sp. TS-13 contains:
- the pabA gene encoding aminodeoxychorismate/anthranilate synthase component II encodes the protein MIVMIDNYDSFTYNLVQYLGELGEELIVRRNDDITIEEIEELSPSYLMISPGPCSPNEAGVSLKVIEYFAGKIPILGVCLGHQSIAQVFGGKVIRAERLMHGKTSPIRHNGKTLYEGLPEEIIATRYHSLIVERETLPDCFEITAETVEGEIMGIRHKSFPIEGVQFHPESIMTPDGKKLLRNFTNTYGREMTCTSI